Proteins from a single region of Apostichopus japonicus isolate 1M-3 chromosome 21, ASM3797524v1, whole genome shotgun sequence:
- the LOC139963108 gene encoding uncharacterized protein codes for MKLSLLRSIFYWTNSRYYQISLPKTNMTVPYFPLSIEVESSDTDESSENDGENIADQQYLPGGGDIQPYMYEPETDDSGDENDGEGRAGGGDVQGDEGNRQRNLDWCTCGHCAIMTTARECRCCTEIDQVKVVMEEEGAGCITTHPGFHAVCLDRWGLRTAYFAYRQQYGENARESSLHEKYRHVAYRQLVRFCWQFLGKDVRVILPACAVLKIRDTFPSDNYEGFRLPRL; via the exons ATGAAGTTGTCACTTCTGCGCAGTATATTTTACTGGACGAATTCACGCTATTACCAGATATCTTTACCGAAAACAAACATGACAGTGCCATATTTTCCTCTCAGTATCGAAGTAGAGAGCTCAGATACTGACGAAAGTAGCGAGAATGATGGTGAGAATATCGCCGATCAACAATATTTACCTGGCGGCGGAGATATCCAGCCTTACATGTACGAGCCAGAAACGGATGATTCCGGTGACGAGAACGATGGCGAGGGCCGTGCTGGAGGAGGAGATGTACAAGGCGATGAAGGTAATCGCCAAAGGAATTTGGACTG GTGTACTTGTGGTCATTGTGCCATAATGACAACTGCGAGGGAATGCAGATGCTGCACTGAAATTGATCAGGTGAAAGTTGTTATGGAAGAAGAAGGTGCAGGATGCATCACAACACATCCTGGATTTCATGCTGTCTGTCTTGACAGGTGGGGATTGAGGACAGCATATTTTGCTTACCGCCAACAGTATGGAGAAAATGCAAGAGAGAGCAGTTTACACGA GAAGTATCGACACGTGGCGTATCGACAACTAGTGAGGTTTTGTTGGCAGTTTTTGGGAAAAGATGTCAGGGTGATCCTCCCAGCATGTGCCGTATTAAAAATTAGAGACACTTTTCCATCAGACAACTATGAAGGTTTTAGATTGCCTCGACTGTAA